A region from the Canis aureus isolate CA01 chromosome 8, VMU_Caureus_v.1.0, whole genome shotgun sequence genome encodes:
- the KCNA3 gene encoding potassium voltage-gated channel subfamily A member 3, which yields MTVVPGEHLPEPEAADGAGSPAPGGWERERERYEPLPPAPPAAGEQGCCGERVVINISGLRFETQLKTLGQFPETLLGDPGRRVRYFDPLRNEYFFDRNRPSFDAILYYYQSGGRIRRPVNVPIDVFSEEIRFYQLGEEAMEKFREDEGFLREEERPLPRRALQRQVWLLFEYPESSGPARGIAIVSVLVILVSIVIFCLETLPEFRDDKDYAAAAQEQPEAARNGTSGPPAAAGFADPFFVVETLCIIWFSFELLVRFFACPSKATFSRNIMNLIDIVAIIPYFITLGTELAERQGNGQQAMSLAILRVIRLVRVFRIFKLSRHSKGLQILGQTLKASMRELGLLIFFLFIGVILFSSAVYFAEADDPTSGFSSIPDAFWWAVVTMTTVGYGDMHPVTIGGKIVGSLCAIAGVLTIALPVPVIVSNFNYFYHRETEGEEQAQYMHVGSCQHLSSSAEELRKARSNSTLSKSDYMVIEEGGMNHSAFPQTPFKTGNSTATCTTNNNPNSCVNIKKIFTDV from the coding sequence CTGCGGGGAGCGCGTGGTCATCAACATCTCGGGGCTGCGCTTCGAGACGCAGCTCAAGACCCTGGGCCAGTTCCCCGAGACGCTGCTGGGCGACCCCGGGCGGCGCGTGCGGTACTTCGACCCGCTCCGCAACGAGTACTTCTTCGACCGCAACCGGCCCAGCTTCGACGCCATCCTCTACTACTACCAGTCGGGCGGCCGCATCCGCCGGCCGGTGAACGTGCCCATCGACGTCTTCTCCGAGGAGATCCGCTTCTACCAGCTGGGCGAGGAGGCCATGGAGAAGTTCCGCGAGGACGAGGGCTTCCTGCGCGAGGAGGAGCGGCCCCTGCCGCGCCGCGCCCTGCAGCGCCAGGTGTGGCTGCTCTTCGAGTACCCCGAGAGCTCCGGGCCGGCGCGCGGCATCGCTATCGTGTCGGTGCTCGTCATCCTCGTGTCCATCGTCATCTTCTGCCTGGAGACGCTGCCTGAGTTCCGCGACGACAAGGACTACGCGGCGGCGGCGCAGGAGCAGCCCGAGGCGGCGCGCAACGGCACGTCGggcccccccgccgccgccggctTCGCGGACCCCTTCTTCGTGGTGGAGACCCTGTGCATCATCTGGTTCTCCTTCGAGCTGCTCGTGCGCTTCTTCGCCTGCCCCAGCAAAGCCACCTTCTCGCGGAACATCATGAACCTGATAGACATCGTGGCCATCATCCCCTACTTCATCACCCTGGGCACCGAACTGGCCGAGCGACAGGGCAACGGACAGCAGGCCATGTCCCTGGCCATCCTGCGGGTCATCCGGCTGGTGCGGGTCTTCCGCATCTTCAAGCTCTCCCGGCACTCCAAGGGGCTGCAGATCCTGGGCCAGACGCTCAAGGCGTCCATGCGGGAGCTGGGGCTgctcatcttcttcctcttcattggGGTCATCCTCTTCTCCAGCGCCGTCTACTTTGCCGAGGCAGACGACCCCACCTCGGGGTTTAGCAGCATCCCGGATGCCTTCTGGTGGGCAGTGGTGACCATGACGACAGTAGGTTACGGCGACATGCACCCGGTGACCATAGGGGGCAAGATCGTGGGGTCGCTCTGCGCCATCGCTGGTGTCCTGACCATCGCTCTGCCGGTGCCCGTGATCGTTTCCAACTTCAATTACTTCTACCACCGGGAGACGGAGGGGGAAGAGCAAGCCCAGTACATGCACGTGGGAAGTTGCCAGCACCTCTCCTCTTCGGCCGAGGAGCTCCGAAAAGCAAGGAGTAACTCGACTCTGAGTAAGTCGGACTACATGGTGATCGAAGAGGGGGGCATGAACCATAGCGCTTTCCCCCAGACCCCCTTCAAAACGGGCAATTCCACTGCCACCTGCACCACGAACAATAATCCCAACTCCTGTGTCAACATCAAAAAGATATTTACTGACGTTTAA